One Etheostoma cragini isolate CJK2018 chromosome 18, CSU_Ecrag_1.0, whole genome shotgun sequence DNA window includes the following coding sequences:
- the ylpm1 gene encoding YLP motif-containing protein 1 isoform X4 → MYPSWGNYGAPPAQSYGGSGPRKQPSVGHAGPPAPGFGGFEASSSGSMLSSLQEQHLQQMQQLQMLHQKQLQSVLHHGSNPNANSYGGAQGGYPGSSWHSEGAGHSDSGAGAHSYFKEDETPSPPSRVPLAPQAGQPPPPPPPPPQPQPTDPQPGPPPPEPPSSKPLENNGAPKAKEAFKKDPPTTEDDKSLHLQEQQQLWYKQHLQNLQKLKQEKARQNQNEGDGPPQPQSQGPPLPPSEPPKGAPPPPPPKEEPPAPPPPPDEAKPEVAQDAEEAARLQQLQAAAAQWQKVQQQRTGLQYQALMQQHEKLQQILEQYQQLIQQPSNLQSMSAEMQLRHYEMQQQQFTPLFQNWDCSFVLWYEQFQTYPHKDQLQDYERQWKQWQEQMNATNDHLQERVATLTAMVPFASSQYSSGMMGQFGQYPGQDIQMQQQSANLGMQHSPVGVSPNSQGPRSAGFGPHSESPAGPPVRGVGPAGIGVRPPGPPTIQPPSINSFRGPRPAAPSGDNPRFDQPKQGFDGPQRFDQQQQRFDIPPRFDHQPQQRYDGPPRFDRSKQRFDTPPRFDQPQQRFDAPPRFNQPQQRFDGPPRFEQPRNRFDGPPRFEQPRHRFDGPTRFDQTGFGLQPRFEQPPRLSECPPVPQPKQPQGPQPKAQPVTKQPASMDSKMSGKSAGQPQSEKEKGESEPGDKANAEDLTDDNLLGTDGFFVQNDPIPQTIKKPTEPEESEGNNVSNNSEINKSSNGKPSVTAPSTVASKNTPAQSLVTQNLVPPDRPLINNKPPLVPTPSGIQQEPQVSGHLQSRPDPPRLPPGRGRGQPPVPAQVHGRGRGQRGRGAFTGPNTVPLGEKMGETSYEYMPPEENLGMPEEQEEYQWQDPSYEQCVGEDSEVPPEEMWMPDGHHFSTEEDYYEEPMVGPPMGRGGPPIMRGGPHMVRGGPTMSRGGPPMGRGPPMGRGGPPMGRGGPHMGRGGPPMSRGGPPMGRGGPPMGRGGPPFGRGGPPMGRGGPPMGRGGPPMSRGGHPMGRGGPPMGRGEPMDRHWEEPESEEYSEEGDPYWGERRPPIRGMRPPFPHPRGRPPPGHPGFMHQGRGRPPHPARGPMDHESLGHEMDINDTEMDPEMDGMYHGHDPHSRPMHPDISRGRRRVPQPPQEIMDPMEEPSYDEGMEREIGWQPPHGRGPPLPPHEIIGMEGMRRRPMGRGMARGMWRPGPTHEEYEERREGFVEDYGHGEDGYRWRPPQDYPPDDYRHEAKYYESEWERERAPPGRDYPPRMPPPEPYRDGHWLEERERGRPYSYDEHDRGRGELIIREYRDEPPHRQEEPPYPSPSEWDRPSRLLPPQDRGYPSDYEEHRARYEEHRKEPPLDIRPPISPAAPVSNLPESSVDPASQGTSAANVLALSQRQHEIILKAAQELKFIRELQEAKPPGPEPQPAPTDILSELPAGLLGLEIPADVRNVLKGMTAAAQTPVTESVSWDTKPAATDYQPSLLASKPSVIPKTVDYGHGHEPGATVERISYGERILLRPDPVPSDRGYEKEPLGPRDPYSRDPYYERRLDPYMDRREYSRERELYREKLPPEYERERYERERYPLRERDDRSPLAPSSRSGYRERERDLRERERSDSRDREEHYGRPGYDRPRNERIGLDRSVPELYSHSSSPYERRSYPEDRGPPTAPPLPPPPQPPPRVEKKPEIKNIDDILKPPGRSSRPERIVIIMRGLPGSGKSHVAKLIRDKEVDCGGAPPRVLVLDDYFMTEVEKVEKDPDTGRRVKTKVLEYEYEPEMEDTYRNSMLKTFKKTLDDGFFPFIILDTINDRVKHFDQFWSAAKTKGFEVYLAEITADTQTCAKRNVHGRTLKDIMKMSNNWESSPRHMVRLDVRSLLQDAAIEEVEMEDFNPDDEPKELKREEEEEGDLGYIPKSKWEMDTSEAKLDKLDGLGSGGKRKREDMADLEDYLQLPDDYATRMSEPGKKRVRWADLEEQKEADRKRAIGFVVGQTDWERITDESGQLAQRALNRTKYF, encoded by the exons ATGTATCCCTCCTGGGGAAATTATGGGGCACCGCCGGCGCAAAGCTATGGAGGTTCTGGGCCTCGTAAGCAACCTAGTGTCGGCCACGCCGGCCCGCCGGCACCAGGGTTCGGCGGGTTCGAGGCCTCATCCAGCGGCTCGATGTTATCCAGCCTACAGGAGCAACACCTTCAGCAGATGCAGCAACTGCAGATGCTGCACCAGAAACAGCTCCAGTCTGTGTTACACCACGGCAGCAACCCTAACGCTAATTCGTACGGTGGTGCACAAGGTGGATATCCGGGGTCTTCATGGCATTCAGAAGGAGCAGGGCATTCAGACAGTGGGGCTGGAGCTCATTCATACTTTAAAGAAGACGAGACACCTTCTCCGCCGAGCAGAGTTCCCCTCGCTCCTCAAGCGGGTCAACCaccacctccccctccccctcccccgcAACCGCAGCCCACCGATCCCCAACCGGGTCCTCCCCCTCCAGAGCCCCCCTCATCCAAGCCACTGGAGAACAACGGTGCTCCCAAAGCTAAAGAAGCCTTCAAGAAAGATCCACCCACGACAGAGGACGACAAATCCTTACATTTGCAG GAGCAACAGCAACTTTGGTACAAACAACATCTTCAGAATCTACAGAAGTTAAAGCAAGAGAAAGCCAGGCAGAATCAGAACGAGGGCGATGGTCCTCCGCAGCCCCAATCCCAaggtcctcctcttcctccatcagAACCACCAAAAGGTGCacctcctccaccccctccaAAAGAGGAGCCCCCAGCACCACCTCCACCGCCCGATGAGGCAAAG cctGAGGTCGCACAAGACGCAGAGGAAGCTGCCCGCCTCCAGCAGTTACAGGCTGCAGCAGCACAGTGGCAAAAGGTGCAGCAACAGAGAACAGGCTTGCAATACCAAGCTCTCATGCAACAACACGAAAAGCTTCAGCAGATCCTGGAACAGTACCAACAGCTGATTCAGCAACCATCAAACCTACAG TCAATGTCTGCTGAAATGCAGCTGAGGCACTACgaaatgcagcagcagcagtttacCCCTTTATTCCAAAACTGGGATTGCTCCTTCGTCCTGTGGTATGAGCAGTTTCAGACCTATCCCCACAAAGACCAACTGCAGGACTATGAGCGCCAATGGAAGCAGTGGCAGGAACAGATGAACGCCACCAATGACCACCTTCAAGAAAGGGTGGCCACTCTCACTGCCATGGTGCCGTTTGCCTCAAGCCAGTATAGTAGTGGTATGATGGGACAGTTTGGTCAGTACCCTGGACAAGACATTCAAATGCAGCAGCAGTCCGCTAACCTGGGTATGCAGCATTCCCCAGTTGGTGTAAGTCCCAACTCTCAAGGTCCACGGTCCGCTGGGTTTGGGCCACATTCAGAATCACCTGCTGGACCCCCTGTAAGAGGAGTGGGCCCTGCTGGCATAGGAGTTAGACCTCCAGGTCCTCCCACCATTCAGCCACCAAGCATCAACAGCTTCAGAGGTCCACG TCCTGCTGCTCCCAGCGGAGACAACCCTAGATTTGACCAGCCGAAGCAAGGTTTTGATGGTCCTCAGAGATTTGATCAGCAACAGCAGCGCTTTGATATTCCCCCAAGGTTCGACCACCAACCACAGCAGCGCTATGATGGCCCCCCAAGGTTTGACCGATCAAAGCAGCGTTTTGATACCCCCCCAAGGTTTGACCAACCACAGCAGCGATTTGATGCCCCCCCAAGGTTCAACCAACCACAGCAACGCTTTGATGGCCCTCCTCGATTTGAACAACCAAGAAATCGTTTTGATGGTCCCCCTAGATTTGAGCAACCAAGGCACCGCTTTGATGGTCCCACCAGATTTGACCAAACTGGATTTGGGCTGCAACCTAGGTTTGAACAGCCCCCAAGGCTCAGTGAATGTCCACCTGTGCCCCAGCCAAAACAACCACAAGGCCCCCAACCTAAGGCACAACCAGTCACTAAACAACCTGCCAGTATGGATTCTAAGATGTCTGGAAAGTCAGCCGGGCAGCCAcaatctgaaaaagaaaaaggagaatcAGAACCAGGTGATAAAGCCAATGCTGAAGACTTGACAGATGACAATTTGCTTGGAACAGATGGCTTTTTTGTCCAAAATGACCCCATTCCCCAGACAATAAAAAAACCCACAGAGCCTGAGGAATCTGAAGGCAATAATGTTTCTAACAACAGTGAGATAAACAAATCTAGTAATGGCAAGCCTTCCGTAACGGCTCCTTCTACTGTGGCGTCAAAAAATACTCCTGCACAAAGTCTTGTTACACAAAATCTTGTCCCACCAGATAGACCATTGATAAACAACAAACCCCCACTGGTTCCAACGCCCTCTGGAATCCAACAGGAGCCACAAGTTTCTGGCCATTTGCAGTCGAGACCCGATCCTCCAAGGCTTCCCCCTGGGAGGGGACGAGGCCAGCCACCAGTACCTGCCCAAGTGCATGGACGTGGACGTGGGCAGAGGGGCAGGGGAGCGTTCACGGGACCGAACACTGTACCACTTGGGGAGAAGATGGGAGAAACGTCTTATGAGTACATGCCACCTGAAGAAAACTTGGGAATGCCAGAAGAGCAGGAAGAGTATCAATGGCAAGATCCTTCGTACGAGCAGTGTGTTGGTGAGGATTCGGAGGTGCCCCCTGAAGAAATGTGGATGCCAGACGGACATCATTTTTCAACAGAGGAAGATTATTACGAAGAGCCAATGGTAGGACCACCTATGGGGAGAGGAGGGCCCCCAATAATGAGAGGAGGGCCTCATATGGTAAGAGGAGGGCCAACTATGAGCAGAGGTGGTCCTCCTATGGGAAGGGGGCCGCCAATGGGTAGAGGGGGGCCGCCAATGGGTAGAGGAGGGCCGCACATGGGTAGAGGGGGGCCGCCAATGAGTAGAGGGGGGCCACCTATGGGGAGAGGAGGGCCACCTATGGGAAGAGGGGGACCTCCTTTTGGGAGAGGGGGACCACCTATGGGAAGAGGGGGTCCTCCTATGGGAAGAGGGGGACCCCCTATGTCAAGAGGAGGACATCCCATGGGAAGAGGCGGACCACCTATGGGAAGAGGAGAGCCAATGGACAGGCACTGGGAAGAGCCTGAGTCAGAAGAGTACTCAGAAGAAGGGGATCCTTACTGGGGAGAAAGGAGACCTCCAATTAGAGGCATGAGACCTCCATTTCCACATCCCCGGGGTCGTCCCCCACCTGGTCATCCTGGTTTCATGCACCAGGGACGAGGAAGGCCCCCTCATCCAGCACGTGGCCCAATGGATCACGAGTCATTAGGTCATGAAATGGACATCAATGATACCGAAATGGATCCAGAAATGGACGGCATGTACCATGGACATGACCCTCATAGCCGTCCGATGCATCCTGATATAAGCAGAGGCAGGCGTCGTGTGCCACAACCACCTCAGGAAATTATGGATCCTATGGAGGAGCCATCGTATGATGAAGGCATGGAAAGAGAAATAGGATGGCAACCGCCACATGGCCGAGGCCCTCCTCTGCCTCCGCATGAGATAATAGGTATGGAAGGAATGAGGAGGAGACCTATGGGTCGAGGGATGGCAAGAGGCATGTGGCGGCCAGGTCCAACACACGAGGAATATGAAGAGAGACGCGAGGGTTTTGTGGAGGATTATGGTCATGGGGAAGACGGGTATCGCTGGCGGCCACCACAGGACTATCCTCCTGATGACTATCGGCATGAAGCCAAGTACTATGAGTCTGAATGGGAGAGAGAGCGTGCTCCTCCTGGAAGGGATTATCCCCCCCGCATGCCACCACCAGAGCCCTACAGAGATGGCCATTGGctagaggaaagagaaagaggccGGCCATATTCTTATGATGAGCATGACAGGGGAAGAGGAGAACTTATAATTCGTGAATATAGGGATGAGCCACCCCATCGGCAAGAGGAGCCACCATACCCATCACCTTCGGAATGGGATAGGCCTTCAAGACTTCTTCCACCACAAGATAGAGGGTATCCCTCTGACTATGAAGAGCATAGAGCTCGCTATGAAGAGCACAGGAAGGAGCCACCTTTGGATATACGTCCACCTATATCTCCTGCTGCACCTGTCTCAAACTTGCCAGAGAGCTCAGTTGATCCTGCATCACAAGGAACTAGTGCTGCAAATGTGCTTGCTCTCTCCCAACGTCAGCATGAAATCATCCTGAAAGCTGCTCAAGAGCTTAAATTTATAAG GGAATTACAGGAGGCAAAGCCACCTGGTCCTGAGCCTCAGCCTGCACCAACTGACATCCTGTCCGAGCTTCCTGCTGGTCTTCTTGGTTTGGAGATCCCAGCAGATGTTAGGAATGTTCTAAaa GGCATGACTGCAGCAGCACAGACACCTGTAACCGAATCTGTGTCTTGGGATACTAAACCTGCTGCCACAGATTACCAGCCATCTCTCCTTGCATCCAAACCTTCAGTGATTCCAAAGACTGTGGATTATGGGCATGGTCACG AACCTGGAGCCACGGTTGAGCGGATCTCTTATGGTGAGAGAATTTTGTTGAGGCCTGACCCAGTGCCGTCTGACAGGGGCTATGAAAAAG AACCTCTTGGTCCCAGAGATCCTTACAGCCGAGACCCATATTATGAAAGACGACTGGACCCTTACATGGACCGCCGGGAGTACAGCAGAGAGAGGGAATTATACAGAGAAAAGCTGCCACCTGAATATGAAAGGGAAAGATATGAGAGGGAGCGCTATCCCCTACGAGAAAGAGATGACAG ATCTCCACTGGCCCCTTCCTCACGCTCAGGAtacagggagagagagcgggaTCTTCGAGAGAGGGAGCGAAGTGACAGTCGTGATCGAGAAGAACATTATGGAAGGCCTGGCTATGATAGACCTCGAAACGAGCGCATTGGACTCGACCGCAGTGTGCCTGAGCTTTACAGTCATAGCTCCTCACCTTACG AAAGAAGAAGTTATCCAGAGGACCGAGGACCTCCCACTGCACCACCCCTCCCACCTCCACCCCAGCCACCCCCACGAGTCGAGAAGAAGCCAGAAATCAAGAATATTGACGATATCCTCAAACCCCCTGGCAGATCGTCTCGCCCTGAAAGG ATTGTCATCATAATGAGAGGGCTTCCAGGAAGTGGAAAAAGCCATGTTGCTAAGCTCATAAGG GACAAGGAAGTCGATTGTGGCGGTGCTCCTCCAAGAGTTCTCGTTTTGGACGATTATTTCATGACTGAGGTTGAGAAAGTAGAGAAAGACCCAGACACGGGGAGAAGAGTCAAAACCAAG GTCCTTGAGTATGAGTATGAGCCAGAGATGGAAGATACCTACCGGAACAGCATGCTTAAAACGTTCAAGAAAACTCTGGATGATGGCTTTTTCCCCTTCATCATTTTAGACACTATTAATGACAGGGTTAAACATTTTGATCAATTCTGGAGCGCAGCCAAAACGAAAGGCTTTGAG GTTTATCTTGCTGAAATCACTGCAGACACTCAGACTTGTGCAAAGAGAAATGTCCATGGGCGCACGCTTAAGGATATAATGAAG ATGTCCAACAACTGGGAGTCTTCACCCCGTCATATGGTGCGCTTGGATGTCCGGTCCCTGCTACAGGATGCTGCTATAGAAGAG GTTGAAATGGAAGACTTCAATCCTGATGACGAGCCTAAGGAgctgaagagagaggaggaagaagagggtgaTCTG GGCTACATTCCAAAAAGCAAATGGGAGATGGACACATCTGAGGCAAAGCTTG ACAAGTTGGACGGTTTGGGGAGCGGTGGGAAGAGGAAGCGTGAAGACATGGCAGACCTGGAGGACTACCTTCAGCTGCCAGACGACTATGCCACGCGCATGTCTGAACCGGGAAAGAAAAGG GTTCGATGGGCTGATCTCGAAGAGCAGAAGGAAGCAGATCGAAAGCGCGCTATCGGCTTTGTGGTGGGGCAGACAGACTGGGAGAGAATCACGGATGAGAGCGGGCAGCTGGCACAAAGAGCTCTCAACCGTACCAAGTATTTCTAA